Sequence from the Amycolatopsis sp. NBC_00345 genome:
GGATCGGGCGTCATCGTCAACACCGGTTCGGTCAGCGGCATGGTGGGCATGCCGAACTACGGCAGCTACAACGCGAGCAAGGCCGGGCTCATCGAACTCACCAAGACGCTGGCCCTGGAACTCGCGCCGGCGGTGCGGGTCAACACGATCTGCCCGGGGTACGTGCTCACTCCCATGCAGGAGGCGGAGTACACCCCCGAAATGCTCCACGAGCGCGAGCAGAAGGTCCCCCTGCGCCGGCTCGGGAAACCGGCCGAAATCGCCGCGATGGCGGCGTTCCTCGCCTCGCCCGACGCGGCCTTCATCACCGGCCAGTCGTTTGTCGTCGACGGCGGGGAAAGCGCCGGCGGCCTCGCCAGCGCGTGAAATTCCGCTCCGAAGGAAGAACCGCAGGGAGGGAAGTATCGATGCCCGGCCTCACTCAGGCGAAAAGCCTCAATGTCTTCGACACCGACGAATGGCTGGACGCGTGGTCCCGGTCGACGGTGGAACGCTACGGCAAACAGGATCTCTGCAAGCCGCCACTGTATTTGACGGAGTACTCCCCGTTCTGGCACGGCTACGAGATCGACCTCGAGATCGAGCCGGTCTGGGATCGCCCGGTGCTCACCCTCGGCTCGGTCTACGCGGTGTTCGGCCCCTCCTATCTGGCGGAGTCCGCGGACGCGGTCGGCAGAACCGTCGACGAGGCGCTGGAATTGAGCCGTGAGGTGGGCTCCGGCGGCTTCCTGGTGTTCAACCTGTCCGAGGACGCCGCCCGGCGATGGGCGGCGACCCGCGAGCCGGACGCCCGGGTCCGGCTGGACCTCGCCTACCACCGGTGCCCGGGAACCGGGCAGGATCCGGTGATGGGCGACGTGTCCACGCACGTGCGGACCGAGTGGCGCCGCCGATGGCGCCGGGCCACCGAAAAAGGCCTGCGCCTGGTCGAGGAAAGCAGTCCTTCGGTCGAGCGGATCGACGAAGTCCTGGCGCTCGCCAACGGGTCCGCGATCCGGCACGACTGGCCGCAGCTCTACGACCGCACGACCGCCTCCGCCGTGCTGGCCATGCCGGGCTCCCGCCTGATCCGCGCGGACTGGCACGGGCGGACCGTCGCCGGGTTCGTCGCGCTGGAGCACGGCAACCAGCTTCACCTGTGGGCCGGGGGCATGGACCACGAGGTGGTCCGGGAGGTCAGCCCGTACCTGTTCCTGCTCCACGAACTGCTCGCGATGGGCCGGGAACGCGGCTGGGAGCGCATCGAGTTCGGCCGCGGGAACGACGAGTTCAAACGCCGGTACGGCTTCACCGGCGTCGAGCTCTGGTCTCTGTGGTACGCCGCGGATCCGGCCGACGCGGCGGTGCGCGTGCCCCGATTGGCGGCCCTGCACGAGGGACTCGCCCGGTGCCAGGGGCTGTGACCCCCCGCTCCCGGACGAGCCTGTTCGCCCTGCTGCTCGCGGCGGCGATGATGAACGTCGCCTACACCATGCTGATCCCGCTGGTGCCGGAGCTGACCGGGCGGTTCGGCCTGTCCCCCTTCACGCTGGCGGCCGCGTTCAGCGGGTTCGCCTTCGCCAAGGCGCTCGCGCAGCCGGTCGGCGGCTTGCTGGTGGACAAGGTGACGCGCCTGGCCCTGCTCGGGGTCGTCGGCCTGTTCGCCACCGCGGGCTCCATCGTCGGGCTGGCCTTCGCCGGCGACGGGACGCAGGTGCTCGTCTGGCGGCTGGTCTGGGGACTGGCCGAGGGGTTCACCATGCCGGTGCTCTACCGGCTGGCCGCCCAGCTGGGCACC
This genomic interval carries:
- a CDS encoding GNAT family N-acetyltransferase yields the protein MPGLTQAKSLNVFDTDEWLDAWSRSTVERYGKQDLCKPPLYLTEYSPFWHGYEIDLEIEPVWDRPVLTLGSVYAVFGPSYLAESADAVGRTVDEALELSREVGSGGFLVFNLSEDAARRWAATREPDARVRLDLAYHRCPGTGQDPVMGDVSTHVRTEWRRRWRRATEKGLRLVEESSPSVERIDEVLALANGSAIRHDWPQLYDRTTASAVLAMPGSRLIRADWHGRTVAGFVALEHGNQLHLWAGGMDHEVVREVSPYLFLLHELLAMGRERGWERIEFGRGNDEFKRRYGFTGVELWSLWYAADPADAAVRVPRLAALHEGLARCQGL
- a CDS encoding SDR family NAD(P)-dependent oxidoreductase; the protein is MRVLVTGGASGIGSAMVRRFVADGAQVAVLDWDKDALRELDATNPGSELSLLADVTDQQGVEDAFSRIDAAWDSIDVLLNNAGISIRDPFLDAGLEEWNHVLSVNLTGAFIVAQLAARRMMKAGSGVIVNTGSVSGMVGMPNYGSYNASKAGLIELTKTLALELAPAVRVNTICPGYVLTPMQEAEYTPEMLHEREQKVPLRRLGKPAEIAAMAAFLASPDAAFITGQSFVVDGGESAGGLASA